In Toxoplasma gondii ME49 chromosome VIII, whole genome shotgun sequence, a single genomic region encodes these proteins:
- a CDS encoding hypothetical protein (encoded by transcript TGME49_269365): MSRSRVLHSGASPGASEGSGVAKTFGVHDQHAFDLLYQLHTSGLKLCVEWRNAPPQELRTNSSLLQSSSESSDPQSSSQSPPFSSFPSSDTTSTPCTSGPKADNAPTAQIVSSPHPQYAAMSKRSSGGDDEGQEGFEALDAVLCIPLKNGSEAARLLVRRSDNGSLSEPFSSTIEFTLNRQSVIFLPSHQSHKNDPSPCLEDPSQECIVPSQEQDVITRVEQAKRTLSPIPVSTHGCEKGVDNSTQMKDETATLTPFSAPSHRSCPSHITLATGCKAPGRPEGIHSPCGGSSSFPDRQARSTSPQQPPLIESRPATTVSPASGAPARVHSVSHAGPGEAGPSVYSLPSGTRFSSSSVKVASLLSGTSQLVPTSVPGGQCREPVLLKGPGGIEIMIRCRCFKPQASSFSTGSHNGPDARTNCRPHLPCTVVYEALRILQFYGFQQCALLSSLIPPSSYSKGCGGLEQVLLKLNLQVLRAETPASSDAIVSSEAPKEARTAAIHPVVSKKKEVPAPDSQMSSACAKSEEDGKQTAATQNAEAEGLPADDICSELCGHSEKECGLAPRPIPGACLSLASKRDLSECGKDDLRDGMDAQQLKPDVQESEKTQVGISGAFGRMLQSLGYPQGSADLTMVYLAAAGILGPKADGPISGNEACLPASSDSDQHKVLTHAANPPVSSNGGTNKYTCPHSAPAIQGSDQGKLKPLVSSNAKLPHVLPSSAQMSSPIQSLHANPLRSNAHQASYQSGDLNNLWPPVDSSEVTTASMVDSGPTASSDSCIPPKGTSERASPSIPGGSEVSHTSPNDSDHASRYRLAAVAAAALAAAVARKQRREASDCQAAETGQHAFCVASQQRSVEERVYQQNQVTRFPPGKRVLGGRPQEKKAEQKSQRGSDSRSNPLLQCWLLKGHEKASFPSSGHPSQGHTMLGGSQRSPEGAGTPEVFKCQNGEDRGQSFSTDQMEGQATTQSRRIQQCHTEQPPFVSGRDKRLLKQQESQEEWSSSTSWVNRRFGGGRRIPRMVTVSEEENQSPVASDVVRSGPQCAGHPIERNELETFKEKMLTARSEKR; the protein is encoded by the exons ATGTCGCGATCTCGAGTTCTACACTCGGGTGCCTCGCCCGGTGCCTCTGAAGGCAGCGGTGTAGCTAAAACGTTCGGCGTTCATGACCAGCATGCATTTGATCTTCTATATCAGCTCCACACGAGCGGTCTCAAACTTTGTGTTGAGTGGCGAAACGCGCCACCTCAGGAATTGCGTACgaattcttctctccttcagtcCAGTTCTGAGTCTTCCGACCCTCAGTCCTCTTCTCAATCAccacctttctcttctttcccgtCATCCGACACTACGAGTACTCCGTGCACTTCAGGACCGAAGGCAGATAACGCACCAACAGCCCAAATCGTATCGTCGCCTCACCCCCAGTATGCTGCAATGTCGAAACGCTCTTCAggcggagacgacgaaggacAAGAGGGATTCGAGGCACTTGATGCAGTGCTGTGCATCCCGTTGAAAAATGGTTCAGAGGCAGCTCGATTGCTTGTGAGGCGATCTGACAACGGTAGCCTGTCTGAGCCGTTTAGTTCAACCATCGAATTTACACTTAATCGACAGAGTGTCATATTCCTTCCCTCCCACCAGTCACATAAGAATGATCCATCCCCCTGTTTAGAAGACCCCAGTCAGGAATGCATCGTGCCGTCACAAGAACAAGACGTAATAACACGCGTCGAACAAGCAAAAAGGACTCTATCGCCGATACCGGTATCTACCCACGGATGTGAGAAGGGCGTTGACAATTCAACGCAGATGAAGGACGAGACGGCAACATTAACGCCCTTTTCAGCTCCCTCGCACCGTTCGTGCCCATCCCACATCACCTTAGCAACAGGCTGCAAAGCTCCTGGTCGTCCTGAAGGAATACACAGCCCTTGTGGaggctcttcctccttcccaGACCGCCAGGCTCGTAGCACCTCTCCTCAGCAACCGCCTCTCATCGAGTCACGTCCTGCGACCACCGTGTCCCCGGCCTCGGGAGCACCTGCCCGTGTCCATTCCGTATCTCATGCGGGTCCTGGAGAAGCCGGCCCTTCGGTCTATTCGTTGCCATCTGGTACCAGgttctcgtcgtcttctgtgaAAGTTGCGTCTCTCTTATCTGGCACGTCGCAGCTCGTTCCCACTTCTGTACCAGGTGGCCAATGCCGTGAACCTGTCCTGCTCAAAGGACCCGGTGGCATCGAGATTATGATACGCTGTCGGTGCTTCAAGCCACaggcttcttccttttccacgGGATCACACAATGGCCCAGACGCTAGGACTAATTGCCGACCACACCTCCCGTGTACGGTAGTCTATGAAGCCTTGAGGATTCTTCAGTTCTACGGCTTCCAACAATGCGCACTTCTGTCATCTCTGATACCTCCATCTTCTTATTCGAAGGGATGTGGCGGCCTCGAGCAGGTCCTGCTCAAACTCAATTTGCAGGTGCTCCGTGCTGAGACTCCTGCGTCGTCGGATGCGATTGTGTCATCTGAGGCACCAAAAGAAGCGCGAACTGCAGCGATACATCCAGTCGTTTCTAAAAAAAAAGAGGTGCCAGCGCCTGACAGTCAAATGTCGTCAGCCTGTGCAAAAAGTGAAGAGGACGGGAAGCAGACGGCTGCCACGCAAAACGCGGAGGCGGAGGGACTGCCTGCAGATGATATCTGCTCAGAGTTGTGTGGACACTCGGAAAAGGAGTGCGGCCTTGCGCCCAGGCCGATCCCAGGTGCCTGCTTGAGTTTGGCCTCAAAGCGAGACCTGTCGGAGTGTGGAAAAGATGACCTTAGGGATGGGATGGACGCGCAACAACTAAAGCCGGACGTgcaggaaagcgagaaaacacAGGTCGGAATTAGTGGTGCGTTTGGCAGAATGCTCCAATCTTTAGGCTACCCGCAAGGCTCAGCCGACCTAACCATGGTGTACCTCGCCGCAGCAGGAATCTTG GGCCCCAAAGCAGATGGACCTATCAGTGGAAATGAAGCTTGTCTTCCCGCTTCATCCGACTCGGATCAACACAAGGTTTTGACGCATGCCGCAAACCCGCCTGTGTCGTCCAATGGAGGCACAAACAAGTATACCTGTCCGCATTCGGCACCTGCGATACAAGGAAGCGATCAGGGTAAATTGAAGCCGCTGGTGTCTTCGAATGCTAAGCTACCGCACGTTTTACCTAGTTCGGCACAAATGTCTTCCCCAATTCAATCGTTACATGCAAATCCACTTCGATCCAATGCTCATCAGGCTTCCTATCAGAGCGGAGACCTGAACAATCTATGGCCGCCTGTCGATAGCAGCGAAGTGACGACAGCTTCGATGGTCGACTCAGGCCCAACGGCGTCAAGTGACAGCTGTATACCACCTAAAGGCACAAGCGAAAGAGCAAGTCCGAGCATACCTGGGGGATCAGAAGTCTCTCACACCTCTCCCAATGATTCGGACCACGCATCTCGCTATCGCCTTGCCGCCGTCGCGGCCGCGGCTCTTGCAGCGGCAGTGGCCCGCAAGCAACGGCGGGAGGCGTCCGATTGCCAGGCAGCCGAGACAGGGCAGCATGCGTTTTGTGTTGCTTCTCAACAACGGAGCGTGGAGGAGCGCGTCTATCAGCAGAACCAAGTGACGCGCTTCCCTCCTGGAAAGCGTGTTCTAGGTGGCCGACCTcaggaaaaaaaagcagagcagaaaagccaacgaggaagcgacagcagGTCGAACCCTTTGCTTCAGTGTTGGCTTCTTAAGGGCCACGAGAAGGCATCCTTTCCGTCTTCAGGTCATCCCTCTCAGGGCCATACAATGCTCGGAGGGAGCCAAAGAAGCCCAGAGGGAGCAGGAACCCCAGAGGTATTCAAGTGTCAAAACGGCGAAGACAGGGGACAGTCTTTTTCGACTGATCAAATGGAGGGTCAGGCGACCACGCAAAGCCGACGCATTCAACAGTGCCACACCGAGCAACCCCCGTTTGTGTCCGGAAGGGATAAGCGTCTCCTGAAGCAGCAAGAAAGCCAGGAGGAGTGGAGCTCGTCGACTTCTTGGGTCAATAGACGGTTCGGTGGTGGTCGTCGAATACCGCGAATGGTAACcgtttctgaagaagaaaaccaaAGTCCTGTGGCCTCCGACGTTGTCCGCAGCGGACCGCAGTGTGCCGGGCATCCCATTGAACGAAACGAATTAGAAACATTCAAGGAAAAGATGCTAACtgcaagaagcgaaaagaggTGA
- a CDS encoding hypothetical protein (encoded by transcript TGME49_269350): MNERQVQHTKGLQSASGYEPCDFPDNLRHLPDPLSKAYGRQIEKERSGSQRVTDSPNASALYEPHATFLRCRQALEKILEQHRTLNQLPGVRHGARVPPSIHRNASSAQMDLTDTIGSSLVGGGSMDVSSLPLPGKQLQVMAGVFGEESLQGYIRAISLLLDPRLNTSEGAVQLFSRLIADNQTSDEEDEQETPVVSSTHLAAPPSSPVSNEQARNNSGGEPKTSAELPTLQRVVGGFGRKPEKKESVVQASKTEQDFQRSGSGEMPTSSASAAATAAAVAALLSWKKAQSLRRISPDCDGSEKKNQFFESYAAHTQELLSRQRQQGRDKVGEAVSFTNACKQPVLRHTKQEKNLPQSALPRGVLLDAARVLLATSAQHSNNGGEALPLHQALVHLLLPKGNDRDGKKKDNEDMLDRLTHLHETHRQGPLPPENVSIEALRAKRSSSWNHSGFELRDKKSNSPLAYDNSSKKFSHSSPDHRTEGGRNANSREPSCLQPKDTPTDLDAHLTSHSVAATVNASDDEMIEATAAALKAIGRLLTIRASRRLPERQPSALLLPVNSPSKTYTADEACTGTQAIAPGSAVQKVTADLPVARNLSSHIRHILSTYVTSQKDAGVLSAALAAALRRDGPPSSDRVQALEVADAGCESGLLQYVDTHRPSRKRVQQPDEKTRESGRQECGVVFSTREKLEGGPTVVPPGKHVQSVSYGVPALHTGHIEAAESFTPQRLRLFQQLARLHGLPQINGRPGASFGEEENKLSVGKKGIVPQEKGQLSCNTARMSSCSPVPPLLSSDPEASSEASAEIHVCPAPPPSPAHAGLRVPKGPLQTAALPCSKGGQEQQRREDAHVIPGASRADCQGTGNTLWQQIPHRTSNSAAASSFATDQGVLQLLLQAHESLQRSLASNALKNKTDTRFLERRDFVLGKKKDRDHANRHHPDSSTQLTTSQRDAMNLLGFSSSRTQLEAEMLGGQPFNGPGGTTGATNQSDQQYGLHTQRQGSEENNQAQNQQIATKRSKPLNPYATPFVPRFALASSLSEEASSNSLTSADAATSGSRWGADITPVSSSPGPVPVATDASSFSVGRGKSQRFEAAGQFPLPSGSEKNPDILAALGAERGGSDSCESQKAVLENALHEILLQRRVASRRTDRSHRLCKLPVILQEDSQALLAVLRKQLAQTRDSEYGIRTLQLNHASQPSLSQQLSETLAVKREQQRRGSDNVCTHGREREAHEDAWPQESFVSLVNKQLLRADEKLLPDASLPQTVVPKVTLAQKRQHLQASVSSHHLLCTPPHTASGVHGEDASFLQSAAKRQPFRGGSQLHLSGLAVPDADLVTAESTREVTEKGKERVAVRKAAVQQGGEAEAGDFGSSVRNTNRPETNTGDLSSALSKEHLTLLQLQHRMHALQLQSHQTRASSSANLERHPHSSPLSPQVDCPSSFGRQTRHPSLHSNNAPVAGEARLSQATLTAIHLNDSSSIDSIPPCPLVRSLPTRSSKNAAATGHSILLQEASRQKGAQRDAGVNPESLSTPPMRLPELHTDSSSDSYSVGNTAAAPVALTQAAPENARNEQATGRDSSAIDRKYHGGSSRIVLSQVDVNVKEPGRQEEVFGSHVPDTKGRILGPKKGDENSLSPTQQTHLLQTTLLALSRGGSSLSPALLAALGAAAASPETLLGHLRRLAAAEMKMPSRSEKVLGQVDPFRSVSSTSENTGEPSNEYSLPRSAPSRISEVHQGDDVAGERLPSPSQNLHLSQKGIYSKNQLLKLSRCLLQQQERKKKARRKAESSSGSGDDSADEETNMVRQSLPFVERFALPGETAPAGHAVRGLARGPLSPGMHAGPRILPAGRSKASAAPQGNKVASRVPPLLSNIFPLNAVKDELQTGGTVKVAVAPEGQVHSLSETGEKPAGTSTGTLSFASPSGATCGSSRPSSAASLLATVEGATRDAPDETANIRNTEGVEGKGSDAKPASHSSLRLPRRRGSVPTRDKGNDQKSSGVDGGIAGKHGVEGGNPSKRRGSTAFLVSVGSGKHASTTSASPCGPATKGLEPRLPKHVFAEDSERNTKAQTQKKTGEEDMPAAGEAVAKDSQSKQQTNAGMATQPRQGGGGKSRVGKRGSHTQRSNSSSFQDGHQPLSTRSKESSEKNDVSEAPDSSACPGSLADSQALQSASKNSPGADKGPEVGTMGCLQRQKKTQTAVETRANVEDQGLPEESENHTEEENLHKKVQHGAPQSHLVANYSASVDRHPLEEKEVVRDRSVASVSSCVCSSSETGKLEAIKPQTINPTASTGPKHHRKKKDTLGKPGQGLGGSVISKTRSHSDSKDTYKRSSMAGEAVLSVAGEARFSAVHRETRITSASSSSSDEICEMTKETKRNKEETEASATCVK, encoded by the exons ATGAATGAGCGACAGGTTCAGCACACTAAAGGACTGCAGTCTGCGTCTGGCTATGAGCCATGTGATTTTCCCGATAATCTTCGTCATCTGCCTGATCCGCTTTCCAAGGCCTACGGTCGGCAAATCGAAAAGGAACGTTCCGGCTCCCAGCGTGTGACGGACAGTCCGAATGCTTCAGCCCTTTATGAGCCACACGCCACCTTCCTGCGATGTCGACAGGCACTTGAAAAAATACTCGAACAACATAGAACGCTTAATCAGCTGCCTGGTGTAAGGCACGGTGCACGGGTCCCGCCTTCCATCCACCGGAACGCATCCTCAGCGCAAATGGATCTAACAGATACCATAGGTTCATCTCTCGTGGGTGGAGGATCCATGGACGTTAGCAGCCTCCCTCTGCCTGGAAAGCAGTTGCAAGTCATGGCGGGAGTTTTTGGCGAAGAGTCATTGCAGGGCTATATTCGGGCAATTTCCCTTCTCCTTGACCCAAGACTAAACACGTCAGAAGGTGCTGTACAACTGTTCTCGCGACTCATTGCTGACAACCAGACTTCcgatgaggaagacgagcaaGAGACGCCAGTTGTTTCGAGCACGCATCTCGCTGCTCCACCGTCATCACCTGTAAGCAATGAACAGGCGCGAAATAACAGCGGCGGCGAACCAAAGACTTCTGCGGAGCTCCCCACTCTCCAAAGGGTTGTAGGGGGCTTCGGACGTAaaccggagaagaaggagtcCGTCGTGCAAGCGTCGAAAACCGAACAAGATTTCCAGCGCTCTGGTTCAGGGGAAATGCCAACTTCGTCTGCATCGGCAGCTGCCACCGCAGCGGCGGTAGCGGCACTGCTATCTTGGAAAAAAGCTCAAAGTTTACGCCGCATCTCCCCTGATTGCGATGGaagtgagaaaaagaacCAATTTTTCGAGTCGTATGCAGCGCACACGCAGGAGCTGCTCTCTCGACAACGGCAGCAGGGACGAGACAAAGTAGGGGAGGCCGTTAGCTTCACGAATGCTTGCAAACAGCCTGTCTTACGTCACACtaagcaagagaagaacttGCCACAGAGTGCGTTACCAAGAGGTGTTCTGCTTGATGCCGCTCGGGTGCTTCTAGCCACATCCGCGCAGCACTCTAACAATGGAGGGGAGGCGCTCCCACTGCACCAGGCCCTCGTGCACCTCTTGCTCCCCAAGGGTAACGATCGagacggaaagaaaaaagataATGAGGATATGTTAGATCGCCTGACTCATCTTCATGAAACGCATAGACAAG gccCATTGCCTCCTGAAAATGTATCGATTGAGGCGTTGAGGGCAAAGAGGTCATCCTCGTGGAATCACTCAGGGTTCGAACTGCGGGACAAGAAGAGTAACTCCCCTCTCGCCTACGATAACTCAAGCAAAAAGTTTTCACATTCGAGCCCAGATCACCGCacggaaggaggaagaaacgcaaacagTAGGGAACCTTCGTGCCTTCAGCCGAAGGACACACCAACTGATCTGGACGCTCACCTGACATCCCACAGTGTTGCGGCAACGGTAAATGCCTCCGACGACGAAATGATTGAG GCTACTGCGGCAGCCTTGAAAGCGATAGGGCGACTCCTGACGATACGAGCATCTCGTAGGCTTCCGGAACGTCAGCCATCGGCATTACTACTTCCAGTCAACTCTCCATCCAAAACCTACACAGCCGACGAAGCATGCACAGGCACACAAGCGATAGCGCCCGGCAGCGCGGTCCAAAAAGTTACTGCAGACTTGCCGGTCGCTCGAAACCTCTCTTCACATATACGCCATATTTTGTCGACCTATGTGACCTCCCAAAAGGATGCGGGCGTCCTATCAGCGGCTCTGGCAGCTGCGCTGCGGCGAGATggtcctccttcttcagatAGAGTCCAGGCACTTGAGGTTGCAGATGCTGGTTGCGAGAGTGGTCTGCTTCAGTACGTGGACACTCACCGTCCCAGTCGAAAGCGCGTTCAACAGCCAGACGAGAAAACCAGAGAATCCGGAAGACAAGAGTGTGGTGTTGTCTTCTCCACAAGGGAAAAGCTTGAAGGAGGACCGACTGTCGTGCCTCCTGGGAAGCATGTACAAAGTGTTAGCTATGGGGTTCCGGCCCTGCACACTGGCCATATAGAGGCTGCTGAGAGCTTCACCCCCCAAagacttcgtctctttcaGCAGCTTGCCAGGTTACATGGCTTGCCGCAGATCAATGGGCGCCCCGGGGCATCTTtcggggaggaagaaaacaaactATCTGTCGGAAAAAAGGGTATTGTGCCTCAAGAGAAAGGCCAATTGTCGTGTAACACTGCTCGTATGAGTTCGTGCTCGCCAGTACCGCCGCTCCTCTCTTCAGATCCCGAAG CTTCATCAGAAGCATCAGCGGAAATTCATGTATGTCCGGCACCGCCTCCGTCGCCCGCCCACGCTGGTCTGCGCGTCCCTAAAGGCCCGCTGCAGACAGCCGCCTTACCGTGCTCTAAGGGTGGCCAGGAGcaacaaagaagagaagatgcTCATGTCATACCTGGAGCTTCTCGCGCAGATTGCCAAGGAACGGGAAACACGTTATGGCAGCAGATTCCCCATAGGACCTCCAATTCGGCCGCTGCTTCGTCCTTTGCGA CCGACCAAGGAGTGCTTCAACTCCTTCTGCAGGCTCACGAATCTCTACAGAGGTCGCTCGCCTCAAACGCCCTCAAAAACAAGACCGACACACGCTTTCTCGAACGCCGGGACTTTGTGTTAGGCAAGAAAAAGGACCGCGACCATGCTAACAGACACCATCCAGACTCAAGCACGCAGTTGACTACCTCGCAGAGAGATGCCATGAATCTCCtcggcttttcttcttcccgaaCGCAGTTGGAGGCGGAGATGCTCGGCGGCCAGCCCTTTAACGGGCCAGGCGGCACAACTGGAGCAACGAATCAGTCGGATCAGCAATATGGGCTTCATACCCAGCGCCAGGGGAGCGAGGAAAACAATCAAGCACAAAATCAACAGATCGCCACGAAGAG ATCTAAGCCCTTGAACCCGTACGCTACGCCGTTCGTCCCTCGATTCGCTCTGGCGAGCTCGCTGTCTGAGGAGGCGTCCTCGAATTCCCTCACCTCTGCCGATGCCGCCACTTCAGGTTCTCGATGGGGGGCTGATATCACGCcggtttcttcctcgcccgGTCCAGTTCCAGTGGCTACAGAtgcgtcttccttttcagttGGGCGAGGTAAGTCCCAGCGCTTCGAGGCGGCCGGTCAGTTCCCTCTTCCTTCCGGATCTGAGAAAAACCCTGACATCCTCGCCGCGCTTGGTGCGGAGAGGGGAGGCTCGGATAGCTGCGAGTCTCAGAAGGCGGTCCTTGAAAATGCTCTTCATGAGATCCTTCTTCAGCGAAGAGTTGCATCGCGGCGCACAGACCGCTCTCATCGCCTGTGCAAGCTGCCTGTCATTTTGCAAGAAGACTCGCAGGCACTACTGGCGGTACTCCGCAAACAGCTCGCTCAGACTCGTGACTCCGAATATGGTATCAGGACACTCCAGCTCAACCACGCATCTCAACCATCTCTCAGTCAACAGCTGTCAGAAACCTTAGCCGTGAAACGGGAACAGCAGAGGAGGGGGAGCGATAATGTTTGCACGCacggacgagagagagaggctcaTGAGGACGCGTGGCCACAGGAATCTTTCGTGTCACTTGTCAACAAGCAGCTTCTTCGGGCGGACGAGAAGCTTCTTCCGGACGCCTCGTTGCCTCAGACGGTCGTTCCAAAGGTAACTCTTGCTCAAAAGAGACAACACCTGCAGGCGTCTGTCTCATCCCACCACTTGCTCTGTACTCCACCACACACTGCCTCAGGAGTCCACGGTGAAGATGCTTCCTTCCTACAGAGCGCTGCAAAGAGACAACCCTTCAGAGGGGGGTCTCAGCTTCACCTGTCTGGCCTCGCTGTCCCGGATGCCGACCTCGTGACAGCAGAGAGCACACGAGAGGTaacggaaaaaggaaaggaacgagTAGCCGTGAGAAAAGCAGCGGTACAGCAGGGGGGTGAGGCGGAGGCAGGCGACTTTGGCTCGAGTGTCAGAAATACGAATCGACCCGAAACGAATACGGGAGACCTTTCTTCAGCTCTGTCGAAAGAGCACTTGACCTTGCTTCAACTCCAACACAGGATGCATGCTTTGCAGCTGCAGAGCCACCAAACTCGAGCTTCTTCGAGTGCTAATCTCGAGCGGCATCCTCATTCGTCGCCACTCTCTCCTCAGGTCGACTGTCCATCTTCTTTTGGAAGGCAGACGAGGCACCCTTCGCTGCATTCGAACAACGCACCAGTCGCTGGGGAGGCGCGGCTCTCGCAAGCGACTCTAACGGCAATTCACCTGAACGATAGCAGCAGCATTGACTCCATTCCTCCTTGtcctctcgttcgctctCTACCTACACGGAGTAGCAAGAACGCTGCGGCAACTGGTCACTCCATTCTCTTGCAGGAGGCTTCACGCCAGAAAGGAGCACAACGGGACGCCGGCGTGAATCCAGAATCATTGTCGACTCCGCCCATGCGTCTGCCAGAACTACACACAGACTCAAGTAGTGACTCGTACTCTGTTGGCAACACAGCGGCCGCGCCCGTCGCCCTGACACAGGCAGCGCCTGAAAATGCGCGAAACGAGCAAGCTACAGGGAGGGACTCATCGGCCATTGACCGCAAATACCATGGCGGATCCTCTCGAATAGTGCTCAGTCAAGTGGATGTAAACGTGAAGGAACCCGGTAGGCAAGAGGAAGTGTTCGGTTCTCATGTTCCCGATACGAAAGGACGGATCTTGGGTCCGAAAAAGGGAGATGAAAATTCCTTGTCTCCCACGCAACAAACGCATCTGCTCCAAACAACActtctcgccctctcccGTGGGGgttcctcgctgtcgcctgctctcctcgctgcgcTCGGTGCGGCAGCCGCTTCTCCAGAGACCTTGCTAGGTCACCTGCGTAGGCTGGCTGCTGCGGAAATGAAAATGCCTTCTAGATCCGAGAAGGTGCTGGGGCAAGTGGACCCCTTTCGATCGGTTTCTTCTACCTCCGAAAATACTGGAGAGCCTTCGAATGAATATTCACTGCCGCGATCAGCCCCCTCGCGCATCAGCGAAGTCCATCAAGGAGACGACGTTGCTGGTGAACGCCTCCCGTCTCCCTCCCAGAACCTTCATCTCAGTCAGAAGGGCATCTACTCGAAGAATCAGCTTCTGAAGTTGAGTCGATGCCTTCTGCAgcaacaggagagaaagaagaaggccagGAGGAAAGCCGAGAGCTCCAGCGGGAGCGGCGATGATTCCGCGGATGAGGAAACAAACATGGTGAGGCAATCCCTCCCCTTTGTCGAACGCTTTGCGCTTCCAGGTGAAACGGCACCCGCTGGGCATGCCGTTCGGGGCTTGGCACGcggccctctgtctccaggcATGCACGCGGGACCGCGAATTTTACCCGCCGGACGAAGTAAAGCCTCTGCGGCACCGCAAGGCAACAAGGTCGCCTCCAGGGTGCCCCCGCTCCTTTCGAATATCTTCCCACTTAACGCAGTGAAAGATGAACTCCAAACGGGAGGCACAGTCAAGGTAGCGGTCGCACCAGAGGGGCAGGTTCATTCGCTGAGCGAGACGGGCGAGAAACCGGCGGGTACCTCCACAGGCactctctcgttcgcttctccgtccGGGGCCACCTGTGGCTCTTCTCGGCCCTCTTCGGCAGCTTCCCTCCTCGCCACGGTAGAAGGGGCGACTCGAGACGCCCCTGACGAGACAGCAAATAtcagaaacacagagggaGTCGAGGGGAAAGGAAGCGATGCGAAACCAGCGTCGCACTCCTCTCTTCGGCTTCCGCGAAGACGAGGGTCAGTGCCCACGCGCGACAAAGGAAATGATCAGAAATCTTCGGGGGTCGATGGCGGGATTGCAGGCAAGCATGGAGTGGAAGGCGGAAACCCGTCTAAACGACGGGGCAGCACcgctttccttgtctctgttggcTCCGGGAAACACGCGTCAACAACCTCAGCCTCCCCCTGTGGTCCTGCCACCAAAGGCTTAGAACCGAGGCTACCGAAGCACGTGTTTGCTGAGGACAGCGAGCGCAACACAAAGGcgcaaacacagaagaaaacgggggAAGAGGACATGCCTGCTGCAGGTGAAGCAGTTGCGAAAGACTCCCAGTCCAAGCAGCAGACCAATGCAGGCATGGCCACGCAACCTCGTCAAGGCGGGGGAGGGAAGTCTCGGgtaggaaagagaggaagccaCACGCAACGTTCGAATTCTTCGTCCTTTCAGGACGGTCACCAGCCTTTATCAACAAGAAGCAAGGAGTCGTCTGAGAAAAACGATGTGTCCGAAGCTCCTGACAGTTCAGCCTGCCCAGGTTCCCTCGCGGACAGCCAAGCGCTTCAATCCGCATCGAAGAACTCACCAGGAGCGGACAAGGGCCCTGAGGTAGGGACGATGGGATGCCTGCAGAGGcaaaaaaagacacagactGCCGTTGAAACAAGAGCGAATGTTGAAGACCAAGGTTTGCCAGAAGAGTCTGAGAAccacacagaggaagaaaacctCCACAAGAAGGTACAACACGGCGCACCTCAGTCGCACCTTGTCGCAAATTATTCGGCGAGCGTAGATAGGCATCCactggaagaaaaagaggtaGTCAGAGACAGGAGCGTTGCCTCTGTATCCTCTTGCGTTTGCAGTTCCTCTGAGACAGGCAAGCTGGAAGCCATAAAACCACAAACCATAAATCCTACGGCGAGCACTGGTCCCAAACAccacaggaagaagaaagacactcTCGGGAAGCCCGGTCAGGGTCTCGGAGGCTCTGTTATCTCGAAGACCCGCAGCCATAGCGACAGTAAAGATACATACAAAAGGTCAAGCATGGCAGGCGAAGCGGTACTGAGTGTGGCTGGTGAGGCGAGGTTCAGCGCGGTGCACAGGGAGACACGAATAacgtcggcgtcgtcgagcTCTTCAGATGAAATATGTGAGAtgacgaaggaaacgaaaaggaaCAAAGAGGAAACTGAGGCTTCCGCCACCTGTGTAAAGTAA